In Xyrauchen texanus isolate HMW12.3.18 chromosome 27, RBS_HiC_50CHRs, whole genome shotgun sequence, one genomic interval encodes:
- the fem1c gene encoding protein fem-1 homolog C, translating to MDLKTAAFNAARDGKLRLLQKLLENKSDHEVMELMAEKTNGATPLLMAARYGHLELVEYLIECCCASVEIGGSVNFDGEIIEGAPPLWAASAAGHLKVVQSLLGHGASVNNTTLTNSTPLRAACFDGHLHIVRYLVEHKADLEVANRHGHTCLMISCYKGHKEIAQYLLEKGADVNRKSVKGNTALHDCAESGSLEILKMLLKFGATMEKDGYGMTPLLSASVTGHTNIVDFLTQHPQTNKKERINALELLGATFVDKKRDLLGALKYWKRAMDLRYSDSNDILLKEEPKQLTMAYDYTKEVNTFEELDGLIADPDDMRMQALLIRERILGPAHPDTSYYIRYRGAVYADSGNFNKCIKLWRYALDMQQRNLDPLSPMTASSLLSFAELFSFMLQDRAKGLLGTSVSFDDLMEILGKSVLEIERAVKQTQPGPDPVQLSKVLSIILHLICLLEKVQCTLEQEHFMKETIYKFLKLQPCGKNGYSPLHLAVDRNTTCVGRYPVCKFPSFQVTSILLECGADVNSRDEDNNSPLHVAASNNHPDIMNLLISRGTHFDSTNSLKQTPCDLLDEKELAKNLIQPINHTTLQCLAARVIIKHSLMFRGNIPEKLEAFVLLHR from the exons ATGGATTTAAAAACTGCTGCTTTCAACGCTGCCAGAGATGGCAAACTCCGACTTCTGCAGAAACTTTTAGAGAACAAGAGCGATCACGAAGTGATGGAGCTCATGGCGGAGAAAACCAACGGAGCGACACCGTTACTAATGGCTGCCCGTTACGGCCACCTGGAGCTGGTGGAATACCTCATCGAATGCTGCTGTGCTTCCGTGGAGATCGGAGGATCCGTCAATTTCGATGGTGAGATCATTGAGGGAGCGCCGCCACTCTGGGCCGCGTCTGCGGCGGGACATTTGAAAGTCGTCCAGTCTTTACTGGGTCACGGTGCCTCCGTGAACAACACAACACTTACTAACTCCACTCCTCTGAGAGCCGCGTGTTTCGATGGACATTTACATATTGTCAGATATTTGGTGGAGCACAAAGCAGATCTGGAGGTGGCCAACAGACACGGTCACACGTGTCTCATGATATCGTGTTATAAAGGCCACAAGGAGATCGCGCAGTATTTGCTGGAGAAAGGGGCCGACGTCAACAGGAAAAGTGTGAAAG GTAACACGGCTTTACATGATTGTGCTGAATCTGGCAGTTTAGAGATCTTGAAGATGCTGCTGAAGTTTGGAGCCACCATGGAGAAGGACGGTTACGGCATGACTCCGTTACTCTCCGCTAGCGTGACGGGACACACCAATATTGTGGATTTCCTCACACAACatcctcaaacaaataaaaaggagCGCATTAATGCTCTGGAGCTGCTGGGAGCCACTTTTGTGGATAAGAAGAGAGATCTTTTAGGAGCGCTGAAGTACTGGAAGAGAGCCATGGATCTGCGATACAGCGATTCTAACGATATACTGTTGAAAGAAGAACCCAAGCAGCTCACCATGGCCTACGATTACACCAAAGAGGTGAACACGTTTGAGGAGCTGGACGGCTTGATCGCGGACCCCGATGACATGAGAATGCAGGCCCTGCTGATTCGGGAGCGCATTCTCGGCCCGGCGCACCCAGACACATCCTACTACATCCGCTACCGGGGTGCCGTGTACGCAGACTCTGGGAATTTCAATAAGTGCATCAAATTGTGGAGGTACGCTCTTGACATGCAGCAGAGAAACTTGGACCCTCTCAGTCCCATGACGGCCAGCAGTCTGTTGTCTTTCGCCGAACTTTTCTCCTTCATGCTGCAGGACCGAGCCAAAGGCCTGCTGGGAACCTCGGTGTCCTTCGACGACCTGATGGAGATCCTTGGGAAGAGCGTTCTGGAGATCGAGCGCGCCGTCAAGCAGACGCAGCCCGGTCCGGATCCGGTTCAACTCAGCAAAGTTCTGTCCATCATCCTGCACCTCATCTGTCTGCTGGAGAAGGTCCAGTGTACGCTGGAGCAGGAACACTTCATGAAAGAGACCATTTACAAGTTCCTGAAGCTGCAGCCCTGCGGGAAGAACGGCTACAGTCCTCTGCATCTGGCCGTGGACCGGAACACCACGTGCGTGGGCCGCTATCCTGTCTGCAAGTTCCCCTCCTTCCAGGTGACGTCCATCCTGTTGGAGTGCGGCGCTGACGTGAACAGTCGAGATGAAGACAACAACAGCCCGCTGCACGTCGCCGCGTCCAACAACCACCCCGACATCATGAACCTGCTGATTTCCCGCGGCACTCACTTCGACAGCACCAACTCCCTCAAACAGACGCCGTGTGACCTGCTGGACGAGAAGGAGCTGGCCAAGAACCTCATCCAGCCCATCAATCACACCACGCTGCAGTGTCTGGCTGCTCGAGTCATCATCAAACACAGTCTGATGTTCAGAGGAAACATCCCAGAGAAACTGGAGGCCTTTGTGCTGCTGCACAGATAG
- the LOC127620743 gene encoding transmembrane emp24 domain-containing protein 7-like translates to MMMMMMMMMMMMMLSWFLLLMFGCVRASELTFELPDNAKQCFYEDIIIGTKCTLEFQVVTGGHYDVDCRLEDADGTVLYKEMKKQYDSFTFTAARNGTYKFCFSNEFSTFTHKTVYFDFQVGDDPPLFPNENRVTALTQMESACVSIHEALKSVIDYQTHFRLREAQGRSRAEDLNTRVAFWSIGEALILLVVSISQVVLLRSFFSDKKTTTTRVGS, encoded by the exons atgatgatgatgatgatgatgatgatgatgatgatgatgttgtccTGGTTTCTGCTGCTGATGTTTGGGTGTGTTCGTGCTTCTGAACTCACGTTCGAGCTGCCGGATAACGCCAAACAGTGTTTCTATGAGGACATTATTATCGGCACTAAATGCACTCTTGAGTTCCAG GTGGTGACTGGAGGTCATTATGATGTGGACTGTCGTCTGGAGGATGCTGATGGAACAGTTCTGTATAAAGAGATGAAGAAACAGTACGACAGCTTTACGTTCACCGCAGCGAGAAACGGCACTTATAAGTTCTGCTTCAGCAACGAGTTCTCCACCTTTACACACAAGACCGTGTATTTTGACTTTCAAGTCGGTGACGACCCTCCACTTTTCCCCAATGAGAACAGAGTTACTGCTTTAACACAG ATGGAATCCGCATGCGTCTCCATTCATGAGGCTTTGAAATCCGTCATCGACTATCAGACGCATTTCCGCCTGCGAGAAGCTCAAGGCCGCAGTCGAGCAGAAGATCTGAACACTAGAGTGGCGTTCTGGTCCATCGGGGAGGCCCTCATCCTGTTAGTGGTCAGTATTAGTCAGGTGGTGCTTCTGAGGAGCTTCTTCTCAGACAAGAAAACCACCACGACTCGTGTTGGGTCGtaa